In a genomic window of Nodosilinea sp. E11:
- a CDS encoding FecR family protein: MPPISKLIPLALLLVGSTALTSCEPARTPESRTDLLQAEQAIAATIQDIVASPVSVTLGQSEPVPAELNQAMTFGDRIATQDQALAEVGLANGAIFRIGGDASLTLQPNQLLLNSGQMITWVEGAVSEPLEIVTPAGIAGIRGTTVFVNIADDPAAPVEFFAWEGQVAVRLPDSAGEIVLNSGEQLLVPPGTLDLSALEAQPLDPATARQRLENSPLINGFSRPIPTRPAIEATVDALD; the protein is encoded by the coding sequence ATGCCACCTATCTCTAAGTTGATACCCCTAGCTCTGCTGTTGGTCGGGAGCACCGCTCTGACCAGCTGCGAACCGGCCCGCACCCCCGAAAGCAGGACTGACCTATTGCAGGCAGAGCAGGCGATCGCCGCCACTATTCAAGACATTGTGGCTAGCCCCGTCTCAGTCACCCTAGGCCAGAGTGAGCCGGTGCCTGCCGAGCTAAATCAGGCGATGACCTTTGGCGATCGCATTGCCACCCAAGATCAAGCCCTGGCTGAGGTGGGTCTGGCCAATGGTGCTATCTTTCGCATTGGCGGCGATGCGTCCCTTACCCTACAGCCCAATCAACTGCTGCTAAACTCCGGCCAAATGATCACCTGGGTCGAGGGGGCAGTTTCAGAACCCCTAGAAATTGTTACCCCAGCCGGGATCGCAGGCATTCGCGGCACCACGGTGTTTGTCAATATCGCCGATGACCCGGCTGCCCCCGTCGAGTTCTTTGCGTGGGAAGGGCAGGTGGCGGTACGCCTGCCCGACAGCGCAGGCGAAATTGTGCTCAACAGCGGTGAACAGTTATTGGTGCCTCCCGGCACCCTAGACCTCAGTGCCCTAGAGGCCCAGCCCCTCGACCCGGCAACGGCCCGCCAGCGTCTGGAAAACAGCCCGCTGATCAACGGCTTTAGCCGCCCCATACCGACCCGCCCTGCGATCGAAGCCACCGTCGATGCGTTAGATTGA
- a CDS encoding MlaE family lipid ABC transporter permease subunit, with translation MACFLGGQVLMRILRNGINRQRTVEQMVAAGPLTLTPVLLTNLFAGMIFTIQTARELERFGALHALGGAFAMAFCRELAPILTAGIMAGQVGTAYAAEIGCMKVTDQIDALKVLRTDPVDYLVVPRVVACCVMLPVLTVLGLVLGIFGGAGVAFHFYDMPIEQFLDSVRSLMVLNDLIAVLIKSILFGVIVALAGCTWGLTTTCSRSVGRAATSAVVTTWVGLFVVDFFLSLMLFGGAGMALH, from the coding sequence ATGGCCTGCTTTTTGGGCGGCCAGGTGCTCATGCGAATTCTACGCAACGGCATCAACCGTCAGCGTACCGTAGAACAGATGGTGGCAGCGGGGCCGTTGACCCTAACTCCGGTGCTGTTGACTAACCTGTTTGCGGGCATGATTTTTACAATTCAGACCGCCCGAGAATTAGAACGGTTTGGCGCTTTGCACGCGTTGGGCGGAGCATTTGCCATGGCCTTTTGCCGAGAGCTAGCGCCAATTTTGACCGCTGGCATTATGGCGGGTCAAGTGGGCACCGCCTACGCCGCCGAAATCGGCTGTATGAAAGTGACTGACCAGATCGACGCACTCAAAGTACTGCGCACCGACCCGGTTGACTACCTGGTGGTGCCCCGAGTAGTAGCTTGCTGTGTCATGCTGCCGGTACTCACGGTATTGGGGCTAGTGCTAGGCATCTTCGGCGGAGCCGGAGTAGCGTTTCACTTTTATGACATGCCCATTGAGCAGTTTTTAGATTCGGTGCGATCGCTAATGGTGCTCAACGACCTGATTGCCGTCCTGATTAAATCGATTTTGTTTGGGGTGATTGTAGCCCTGGCGGGTTGTACCTGGGGCTTAACCACCACCTGTAGCCGATCGGTCGGTCGAGCGGCGACCTCGGCAGTAGTCACCACCTGGGTGGGCCTATTCGTGGTTGATTTCTTTCTATCGCTGATGCTGTTTGGGGGCGCTGGGATGGCGCTGCATTAG
- a CDS encoding TIGR04376 family protein: MGLFEDLSKFLETRLDEFLKANPHLELFGLEDQLRGQEQDAIRLLGDLKRREKQLEDSILATAQDIQRWHERIKNAQAANRLDLVKAAQEREAALLRQGNQYWGQLKGVKDQIEQTRTLQKEIHDRRRELKAKIAETQAQRTAQRTTSWDAGWAKSPFEGSGRGSMDPLEKSFQQWETEQELEELKRQMGRS; this comes from the coding sequence ATGGGCCTCTTTGAAGACCTGAGCAAATTTCTCGAAACCCGGCTCGACGAATTTCTCAAAGCCAACCCCCACCTGGAGTTGTTTGGCCTCGAAGACCAGCTGCGGGGTCAAGAGCAAGATGCCATTCGCCTGCTGGGTGACCTCAAGCGGCGCGAAAAGCAGCTCGAAGACAGCATTCTTGCCACTGCTCAAGACATTCAGCGCTGGCACGAACGGATTAAAAACGCTCAGGCTGCGAATCGCCTCGACTTGGTCAAAGCGGCCCAAGAGCGCGAAGCCGCCCTGCTGCGCCAGGGCAACCAGTACTGGGGCCAGCTCAAAGGGGTCAAAGATCAAATTGAGCAGACCCGCACCCTGCAAAAAGAGATCCACGATCGCCGCCGCGAACTCAAAGCCAAAATCGCCGAAACCCAGGCCCAACGCACTGCTCAGCGCACCACTAGCTGGGATGCAGGCTGGGCCAAGTCTCCCTTCGAAGGCTCCGGCAGGGGTTCTATGGATCCACTTGAAAAGTCATTTCAGCAGTGGGAGACTGAGCAGGAGCTAGAGGAGCTGAAGCGACAGATGGGGAGGTCGTGA
- a CDS encoding NAD(P)H-quinone oxidoreductase subunit 4, with protein MDLATFPWLTTVTLLPLVACIAIPFLPDDEGKTVRWYALSVGLIDFVLIVAAFYLNYDFSQPGLQLVESYTWVPQLDLKWSVGVDGLSMPLVLLTGFITTLAALAAWPVTLKPKFFYFLLLAMYSGQIGVFAVQDMLLFFLFWELELIPVYLLLSIWGGKKRLYAATKFILYTAGGSLFILVAALAMAFYGDTITFDMRALAEKVYPLRMQLLLYGAFLIAYAVKLPIIPLHTWLPDAHGEATAPVHMLLAGILLKMGGYALVRMNLGMLPDAHTYFAPVLVILGCINIVYAALTSFAQRNLKRKIAYSSISHMGFVLIGIASFTNLGLSGAVLQMISHGLIGASLFFLVGATYDRTHTLILDEMGGVGKKMPKIFAMFTTCSLASLALPGMSGFVAELMVFVGFATSDAYSFTFRLITVIFMAIGVILTPIYLLSMLREIFYGPENKELIEHEVLADAEPREVFIIACLLVPIIGFGFYPKMLTQIYDATTQKLTARLNQVFVSEASATNTAPLAALPVLKAPPVSQ; from the coding sequence ATGGACCTCGCGACTTTTCCCTGGTTGACCACCGTTACGCTGCTGCCCTTGGTGGCCTGCATAGCGATTCCGTTTTTGCCCGATGACGAAGGCAAGACCGTGCGCTGGTATGCCCTCTCGGTGGGGTTGATCGACTTTGTGTTGATCGTGGCCGCCTTTTACCTCAACTACGACTTTAGCCAGCCGGGTCTACAGCTAGTCGAGAGCTATACCTGGGTGCCCCAGCTCGACCTCAAGTGGTCGGTCGGGGTAGACGGTCTGTCAATGCCTCTGGTGCTGTTGACGGGGTTCATTACCACCCTGGCGGCGTTGGCGGCTTGGCCAGTAACCCTCAAGCCCAAATTCTTTTATTTTCTGCTGCTGGCCATGTACAGTGGCCAAATCGGCGTGTTTGCCGTGCAGGATATGCTGCTGTTCTTCCTGTTCTGGGAGCTGGAGCTGATTCCGGTGTATCTGCTGCTGTCGATCTGGGGCGGCAAGAAACGGCTTTACGCAGCGACCAAATTCATTCTCTACACGGCGGGTGGGTCGTTGTTTATTTTGGTGGCGGCGCTGGCCATGGCCTTCTACGGCGACACCATCACCTTTGACATGCGGGCTCTGGCGGAGAAGGTCTACCCGCTCCGCATGCAGCTCTTGCTCTACGGCGCGTTTTTGATTGCCTACGCCGTCAAGCTACCGATCATTCCGCTGCACACCTGGCTACCCGATGCCCACGGCGAGGCCACGGCCCCGGTGCACATGCTGCTGGCGGGCATTCTGCTCAAGATGGGCGGCTACGCGCTGGTTCGGATGAATCTGGGCATGCTGCCCGACGCCCACACCTACTTTGCGCCGGTGCTGGTGATTTTGGGCTGTATCAATATTGTCTACGCGGCGCTGACGTCGTTTGCCCAGCGCAACCTGAAGCGCAAGATCGCCTACTCCTCGATTTCCCACATGGGCTTTGTGCTAATCGGGATTGCCTCATTCACCAACCTGGGCCTGAGCGGCGCAGTGCTGCAAATGATCTCCCACGGGTTGATCGGGGCCAGCCTGTTCTTTTTAGTCGGGGCCACCTACGATCGCACCCACACCCTGATTTTGGATGAGATGGGCGGCGTGGGCAAAAAGATGCCCAAGATCTTCGCCATGTTTACGACCTGTTCGCTGGCGTCGCTGGCGCTGCCGGGCATGAGCGGCTTTGTGGCCGAGCTAATGGTGTTTGTGGGCTTTGCCACCAGCGATGCCTACAGCTTTACCTTCAGGCTAATTACCGTCATCTTTATGGCGATCGGCGTCATTCTTACCCCGATCTACCTGCTGTCGATGCTGCGGGAGATCTTCTACGGCCCTGAGAATAAGGAACTGATCGAGCATGAGGTCTTAGCCGATGCCGAGCCCCGTGAGGTGTTCATCATCGCCTGCCTGCTGGTGCCAATTATCGGGTTTGGTTTCTACCCCAAGATGCTGACCCAGATTTACGATGCCACCACCCAGAAGCTCACCGCCCGACTAAACCAGGTGTTTGTCAGCGAAGCCAGCGCTACAAATACCGCTCCGCTGGCGGCTTTGCCCGTGCTAAAAGCCCCACCGGTCAGCCAGTAA
- a CDS encoding photosystem II protein, Psb35-related has product MTALLISLFVIGWVAAALIGSQAYFRGEQTKPIHERNWRSDSFDQLAESVTGQATSFGDRVPAYGGDAYSSQALSSQ; this is encoded by the coding sequence ATGACTGCTCTACTCATTTCTCTTTTTGTCATTGGCTGGGTTGCTGCCGCACTCATTGGTAGTCAAGCCTACTTCCGAGGCGAGCAAACCAAGCCCATCCACGAACGCAACTGGCGCTCCGACTCCTTCGACCAGCTTGCCGAATCGGTCACGGGCCAGGCCACCAGCTTTGGCGATCGCGTGCCCGCCTACGGTGGCGACGCTTACTCTAGCCAGGCCTTGTCTAGTCAGTAA
- a CDS encoding NAD-dependent epimerase/dehydratase family protein → MEENNFAGKKILITGGLGFIGSNLARRLIGLGAEVQLVDSLIPEYGGNFFNIYDIKDQVNVNVSDVRDEHSMCYLVQGKDFLFNLAGQTSHLDSMQNPYADLEINCRAQLSMLEACRKHNPGIRIVFTSTRQLYGKPDYLPVDEKHLLRPVDVNGINKMAGEWYHILYNNVYGIRTSALRLTNTYGPGMRIKDSRQTFLGIWVRMLVEEKPFEVWGGEQLRDYTYVDDVVNALIVTALNDKAEGKIFNLGGDCVVSLLDTARCMIEANGGGDFTVRKFPAERKRIDIGDYYSDYSLIRSELGWEPQVPLLDGLSKTLKYYRENLEHYL, encoded by the coding sequence ATGGAAGAAAATAATTTTGCAGGCAAAAAGATTCTCATTACTGGCGGCTTGGGTTTTATTGGAAGTAACCTTGCTAGGCGGTTAATTGGATTGGGTGCAGAGGTGCAGCTTGTAGATAGCCTAATTCCTGAGTATGGAGGTAATTTCTTTAATATCTACGATATTAAAGATCAAGTAAATGTCAATGTTTCTGATGTTCGTGATGAACACAGCATGTGCTATCTAGTGCAAGGTAAAGACTTTCTGTTCAACCTGGCAGGGCAGACAAGTCATTTAGATTCGATGCAAAACCCTTATGCCGATCTAGAGATTAATTGTCGGGCACAGCTTTCTATGCTTGAAGCTTGCAGAAAGCATAACCCAGGCATTCGCATTGTGTTTACCAGTACTCGCCAACTTTATGGTAAACCTGACTATTTGCCTGTAGATGAAAAGCACTTACTGCGCCCAGTGGATGTGAATGGAATTAATAAGATGGCGGGTGAGTGGTACCATATTCTCTACAATAATGTTTATGGAATTCGTACTAGTGCTTTAAGGCTAACAAATACCTATGGTCCCGGAATGCGAATTAAAGACTCTCGTCAAACGTTCTTGGGTATTTGGGTTCGCATGTTAGTCGAAGAAAAGCCCTTTGAGGTTTGGGGCGGTGAGCAGTTAAGAGATTACACCTATGTTGATGATGTGGTAAATGCTCTCATAGTTACTGCATTGAATGATAAAGCTGAGGGCAAGATTTTTAATCTGGGTGGGGACTGTGTTGTAAGTTTGTTGGATACAGCAAGATGCATGATCGAGGCCAACGGTGGCGGTGACTTTACCGTTCGAAAATTTCCCGCTGAACGTAAGCGCATTGATATTGGAGATTACTACAGTGACTATAGTCTGATTCGGTCAGAACTTGGATGGGAGCCTCAAGTTCCTTTATTAGATGGTTTATCTAAAACCCTGAAATACTATCGAGAAAACCTGGAGCATTATTTATGA
- a CDS encoding TlyA family RNA methyltransferase, translated as MAKQRLDALLVERGLCESRQQAQRLIRAGEVQVNHAVVDKPGTAFAADVELLVKARSPYVSRGGEKLAKALAEFPIAIAGRIALDGGISTGGFTDCLLQAGAKQVYGIDVGYGQVAWNLRQDSRVVLRERTNLRHLTPEQLYGEAESDTGGEPSPRPDLGVMDVSFISLTKVLPAFWALLVPPREVVLLVKPQFEVGRDRVGKKGVVRDPGDQADAMASVLAAAQALGWAYRGLTWSPLLGPAGNIEYLLWLSQTGEETAGKTPALEDLKALAKAARATLGD; from the coding sequence ATGGCAAAACAACGCCTAGATGCCCTACTGGTGGAGCGTGGCCTGTGTGAATCGCGGCAGCAGGCCCAGCGGCTGATTCGCGCCGGAGAGGTACAGGTCAACCATGCGGTGGTCGATAAACCGGGCACAGCCTTTGCGGCGGATGTGGAGTTGCTGGTAAAGGCGCGATCGCCCTACGTGTCGCGCGGTGGCGAAAAGCTGGCCAAAGCCCTGGCGGAGTTCCCCATTGCGATCGCCGGACGCATTGCCCTCGATGGCGGCATCTCGACCGGCGGCTTTACCGACTGTCTGCTGCAAGCCGGAGCCAAGCAGGTCTACGGCATTGATGTGGGCTACGGCCAGGTGGCCTGGAACCTGCGCCAAGACTCCCGCGTGGTGCTGCGCGAGCGCACCAACCTGCGCCACCTTACCCCTGAGCAGCTCTACGGCGAGGCTGAGAGCGACACAGGGGGCGAGCCTAGCCCGCGCCCCGACCTAGGGGTGATGGATGTGTCGTTTATTTCGCTCACCAAAGTGCTGCCCGCCTTTTGGGCCTTGCTGGTGCCGCCAAGGGAAGTCGTACTGCTGGTGAAGCCGCAGTTTGAGGTGGGGCGCGATCGCGTCGGCAAAAAGGGCGTGGTGCGCGACCCCGGCGATCAGGCCGATGCCATGGCTAGCGTTTTGGCGGCGGCTCAAGCTCTGGGCTGGGCCTATCGGGGCCTCACCTGGTCGCCCCTGCTGGGGCCAGCGGGCAATATCGAATATCTGCTGTGGCTGAGCCAGACGGGGGAGGAGACAGCTGGCAAAACACCGGCACTAGAGGATCTAAAGGCCTTAGCCAAGGCTGCCCGTGCCACCTTGGGCGATTGA
- a CDS encoding NAD(P)H-quinone oxidoreductase subunit 5 — translation MDSVDTLYQYAWLIPVLPLLGAAVVGTGLISYGQATTKLRQPASIFIVSLIGAAMVYSFAIFWSQWQGHAPYQAMFEWASAGDFRIEMGYTIDHLAALMLVVVTTVAFLVMIYTDGYMAHDPGYVRFYAYLSLFSSSMLGLVISPNLLQVYVFWELVGMCSYLLIGFWYDRKPAADACQKAFVTNRVGDFGLLLGILALFWATGSFDFDVMGERLTDMVNTGSLSAGMAAVFAILVFLGPVAKSAQFPLHVWLPDAMEGPTPISALIHAATMVAAGVFLVARMYPVFEHIPTVMTVIAYTGAFTAFMGATIAITQNDIKKGLAFSTMSQLGYMVMAMGVGAYSAGLFHLMTHAYFKAMLFLGSGSVIHGMEAVVGHDPVLAQDMRLMGGLRKYMPVTAYTFLIGTLAICGIPPFAGFWSKDEILGSTFAVSPVLWAVGWVTAGITAFYMFRMYFSTFEGSFRGNDEGIRRDLKRAQMQKMGMSLGPGAMNPQELTLDAPGGEHDDHDHDHAHEPHESPLSMTFPLMALAVPSVLIGLVGTPFANYFEAFIHPPGEVMEAVEAAEAFDWHEFALMAGSSVAIAVVGIIISVLMYRTKVIDPGAIAAKLKPLYNLSLNKWYIDDIYEVVFVQGSRKLAKQVLEVDIRIVDGIVNLAGFVTLVTGEGLKYLENGRAQFYALIVFGAVLGLVLLSGVT, via the coding sequence ATGGATTCTGTAGACACGCTTTATCAATACGCCTGGCTCATACCAGTGCTGCCGCTCCTCGGCGCGGCGGTGGTGGGCACCGGGCTCATTTCCTACGGCCAGGCCACCACTAAGCTGCGGCAGCCGGCCTCTATTTTCATCGTCTCCCTAATTGGGGCGGCGATGGTGTATTCGTTTGCGATTTTTTGGAGCCAGTGGCAGGGCCATGCCCCCTACCAGGCCATGTTCGAGTGGGCCTCGGCGGGCGACTTCCGCATTGAGATGGGCTACACCATCGACCACCTGGCGGCGCTGATGCTGGTGGTCGTCACCACCGTCGCCTTCTTGGTGATGATCTACACCGATGGCTACATGGCCCACGATCCGGGCTATGTGCGGTTCTACGCCTACCTGAGCCTGTTTAGCTCCTCCATGCTGGGTCTGGTGATTAGTCCTAACCTGCTCCAGGTGTACGTGTTTTGGGAGCTGGTGGGCATGTGTTCCTACCTGCTGATCGGCTTTTGGTACGATCGCAAACCCGCCGCCGATGCCTGCCAAAAGGCGTTTGTCACGAACCGGGTGGGCGACTTTGGCCTGTTGCTGGGCATTTTGGCCCTGTTTTGGGCCACCGGCAGCTTCGACTTTGACGTCATGGGTGAACGGCTGACCGATATGGTCAACACCGGCAGCCTGAGTGCTGGCATGGCCGCTGTGTTTGCTATTTTGGTGTTCCTTGGCCCGGTAGCCAAGTCGGCCCAGTTCCCCTTGCACGTGTGGCTGCCCGACGCCATGGAAGGCCCTACCCCCATCTCAGCGCTGATTCACGCAGCGACGATGGTGGCAGCAGGGGTGTTCCTCGTGGCCCGCATGTACCCCGTGTTTGAGCATATCCCTACGGTGATGACCGTGATTGCCTACACCGGGGCATTTACTGCCTTCATGGGGGCTACCATTGCCATCACTCAAAACGACATCAAGAAAGGGCTGGCCTTTTCGACCATGTCGCAGCTGGGCTATATGGTCATGGCCATGGGCGTAGGGGCCTACAGCGCCGGTCTGTTTCACCTCATGACCCACGCCTACTTCAAAGCCATGCTGTTTTTAGGATCCGGTTCTGTGATCCACGGTATGGAAGCGGTGGTGGGCCACGACCCGGTGCTGGCCCAAGATATGCGCCTGATGGGTGGTCTGCGCAAGTACATGCCCGTTACCGCTTACACGTTCTTAATTGGCACCCTGGCCATCTGCGGCATTCCACCCTTCGCAGGCTTCTGGTCAAAGGATGAGATTCTAGGATCCACCTTTGCAGTCAGCCCGGTGCTGTGGGCCGTGGGCTGGGTGACGGCGGGCATTACCGCCTTCTACATGTTCCGCATGTATTTCTCCACCTTTGAGGGCAGCTTTAGAGGCAACGACGAAGGCATTCGCCGCGACCTCAAGCGGGCGCAGATGCAAAAAATGGGCATGTCTCTTGGCCCTGGTGCCATGAACCCCCAGGAGCTAACCCTGGATGCCCCCGGTGGCGAGCACGACGACCACGATCATGACCACGCCCACGAACCCCATGAGTCGCCCTTGTCAATGACCTTCCCGCTGATGGCCCTGGCGGTGCCCTCGGTACTGATTGGTCTGGTGGGTACGCCCTTCGCCAACTACTTCGAAGCCTTCATTCACCCCCCAGGGGAAGTAATGGAAGCGGTAGAGGCGGCAGAGGCCTTTGACTGGCATGAGTTTGCCCTGATGGCAGGGAGTTCCGTGGCGATCGCAGTGGTCGGCATCATCATCTCGGTGCTGATGTACCGCACGAAGGTGATTGATCCCGGTGCGATCGCAGCCAAGCTCAAGCCCCTCTACAACCTGTCGCTGAACAAGTGGTACATCGACGACATCTATGAGGTGGTCTTTGTCCAGGGCAGCCGTAAGCTAGCCAAACAGGTGCTCGAAGTCGATATCCGCATTGTCGACGGCATCGTCAACCTGGCAGGCTTCGTCACCCTGGTGACTGGGGAAGGGTTAAAGTACCTGGAGAACGGACGGGCTCAGTTCTACGCCCTGATTGTGTTTGGCGCTGTCTTGGGATTGGTGCTGCTGTCGGGGGTGACCTAG
- a CDS encoding DegT/DnrJ/EryC1/StrS family aminotransferase, whose translation MNLVDQYEPILQTDPKAGYLAHKAEIDAAIQQVLDGGFYILGQEVEAFEQEFAAYIGASYGIGLANGTDAIEMALRACHIGAGDVVITVSHTAVATVAAIERVGATPLLVDVDPVTFTMDAECLEDAIAQVHQNPSLGKLKAIVPVHLYGHPANMPAVMELANRHDLFVIEDCAQAHGATLDGRKIGTWGHLAAFSLYPTKNLGALGDAGIVVTSDAVLAEAVSVLRQYGWRKRYISDIPGTNTRLDPIQAAILRVKLRSLDADNAARQSVAQQYNDSFVGLPLQLPQLQGDVTHVYHQYVVQGSARDSLRHFLDSHQIGTAIHYPAPVHLQPAYQSRVPLGRRGLPVTEQLCHNILSLPMHPFLTTEAVQRTAEAILQWHQQ comes from the coding sequence ATGAACTTAGTAGATCAATATGAGCCAATTCTGCAAACCGATCCTAAGGCAGGCTATTTAGCTCACAAGGCAGAAATTGATGCTGCAATTCAACAAGTTTTAGATGGTGGCTTCTATATCCTGGGGCAGGAAGTGGAGGCATTTGAACAGGAATTTGCTGCTTACATTGGTGCCAGCTATGGAATTGGCTTAGCGAATGGAACAGATGCTATTGAAATGGCTTTGAGAGCTTGCCATATTGGGGCAGGAGATGTGGTGATCACAGTTTCTCACACAGCCGTGGCGACCGTTGCAGCTATTGAACGGGTTGGGGCAACACCGCTTCTGGTAGATGTCGATCCAGTGACTTTCACGATGGACGCAGAATGTTTAGAAGACGCGATTGCCCAGGTCCATCAAAATCCTTCCCTTGGAAAGCTCAAAGCAATTGTGCCCGTTCACTTGTATGGCCATCCGGCGAATATGCCTGCCGTCATGGAACTTGCTAACCGCCATGACCTATTTGTAATCGAGGACTGTGCTCAGGCTCATGGCGCAACCCTAGATGGGCGCAAGATTGGTACCTGGGGGCACCTAGCTGCTTTCAGTCTCTATCCCACTAAAAATTTAGGTGCCCTAGGTGACGCTGGCATTGTAGTCACCAGTGATGCCGTTTTAGCAGAGGCGGTTTCGGTCTTGCGTCAATATGGTTGGCGCAAACGTTACATCAGCGATATTCCTGGCACGAATACACGTCTGGATCCGATTCAGGCTGCCATCCTGCGGGTCAAGTTGCGCTCTTTGGATGCAGATAATGCCGCTCGCCAGTCCGTTGCCCAACAGTACAATGACTCTTTTGTGGGGTTACCACTGCAACTGCCTCAACTCCAAGGAGATGTAACCCACGTTTATCATCAATACGTGGTGCAAGGGTCGGCACGGGATAGCCTGAGACATTTTCTAGATAGCCACCAGATTGGGACGGCCATTCACTACCCGGCTCCGGTTCATCTGCAGCCAGCATACCAATCGAGAGTGCCGCTTGGTCGGCGAGGGTTGCCCGTTACGGAGCAACTCTGCCACAACATTCTGAGTTTGCCGATGCATCCGTTTCTCACCACCGAAGCGGTACAGCGAACGGCTGAAGCCATATTGCAATGGCACCAACAGTGA
- a CDS encoding IS110 family transposase, translating into MTELSQAHQWVGIDVSKRTLDVYVRPLGLSVQVANSDSGLRELLQALTAFRRETSLIVLEATGGYQALAARTLMAEGWPAVVVNPRQVRDFARATGRMAKTDKIDAEVLAHFADAIRPEVRAMASEASQHLQDLVTRRQQLVEMMSAEKARQRSARARTGQSIEQHIDWLKQQIQDLDTQIEQLIAQSDQWQRTREILTSVPGIGAVTTGLLLASLPELGQISAKRLASLCGLAPFNRDSGQMRGKRMISGGRATVRTGLYMAALVATRHNPVIRDYYQRLLQRGKLKKVALVACMHKLVIILNAMVEHDTLWQAPACSLPAAT; encoded by the coding sequence ATGACTGAACTATCACAAGCGCATCAATGGGTTGGCATTGACGTATCCAAGCGCACCTTAGATGTGTACGTCCGTCCACTTGGATTAAGCGTTCAGGTGGCCAACAGTGACTCTGGTTTAAGAGAGTTGCTACAGGCGTTAACGGCGTTTCGTCGCGAGACGAGTCTGATTGTGCTGGAAGCGACCGGGGGCTATCAAGCCCTGGCGGCGCGAACGTTGATGGCGGAGGGCTGGCCCGCCGTTGTGGTGAATCCACGTCAAGTGCGTGATTTTGCCCGGGCCACGGGGCGCATGGCTAAAACAGACAAAATTGATGCCGAGGTGTTGGCTCACTTTGCCGATGCCATCCGTCCAGAGGTACGGGCGATGGCGAGTGAGGCCAGTCAACACCTTCAAGACCTCGTCACGCGACGGCAGCAACTCGTCGAGATGATGAGTGCCGAAAAAGCCCGGCAACGCTCAGCACGAGCCAGGACGGGTCAGAGCATTGAGCAGCATATTGACTGGCTCAAGCAACAGATCCAAGACCTCGATACCCAGATTGAGCAGCTCATCGCCCAGAGCGATCAGTGGCAGCGCACCCGCGAGATCCTCACCAGTGTGCCGGGTATTGGGGCTGTGACGACGGGGCTCCTCTTGGCCTCACTCCCCGAGTTAGGACAGATCTCAGCGAAGCGCCTAGCCAGCTTGTGTGGCCTCGCCCCGTTCAACCGCGATAGCGGCCAGATGCGGGGTAAGCGGATGATTAGCGGCGGTCGAGCCACCGTGCGCACAGGCCTCTACATGGCCGCGTTAGTCGCCACTCGCCATAATCCGGTCATTCGCGATTACTACCAGCGCCTGCTGCAGCGGGGAAAACTCAAAAAGGTTGCCCTGGTGGCCTGCATGCACAAACTGGTGATTATTCTCAATGCCATGGTAGAACATGACACCCTCTGGCAGGCTCCGGCTTGCTCCCTGCCCGCCGCCACATAA
- a CDS encoding pentapeptide repeat-containing protein: MATNSRYSLDLLNQCFSRGQLKFQDLDLRHLSLEGIKLPFVEFIDCNLQGLNLSGAFMPGGVFTRSCLRHSRLNWANLIGTDFFRADVSAAQLKRAILSGASLMGTNFQGSLLQEAVMAGSDLRGANLRQANLRGANLSNANLQGADLRHADITNANLDGANLIGAMMPDGTYMDYGVELLTAGSE, translated from the coding sequence ATGGCTACCAATAGTCGTTACTCTCTTGATTTGCTGAACCAGTGTTTTAGCCGAGGCCAGCTGAAATTTCAGGATTTAGATCTGCGCCACCTGTCCTTAGAGGGCATCAAGCTGCCGTTTGTAGAATTTATCGATTGCAATTTGCAGGGCTTAAACCTATCGGGGGCGTTTATGCCTGGGGGCGTGTTTACCCGTAGCTGTCTGCGACACAGCCGGCTCAACTGGGCCAATCTTATTGGCACCGATTTCTTTCGGGCCGATGTATCTGCGGCTCAGCTCAAACGAGCGATTCTGTCCGGAGCCAGTCTCATGGGGACAAATTTTCAGGGTTCCCTATTGCAAGAGGCCGTGATGGCGGGCAGCGATTTACGGGGAGCCAATCTTAGACAAGCCAATTTGCGGGGCGCTAATCTGAGCAACGCCAATCTACAGGGAGCTGACCTGCGCCATGCTGACATCACCAACGCCAACCTCGATGGGGCTAACCTAATTGGGGCAATGATGCCCGACGGCACCTATATGGATTATGGGGTTGAGTTGCTGACCGCCGGAAGCGAATGA